A single window of Micrococcaceae bacterium Sec5.1 DNA harbors:
- a CDS encoding nuclear transport factor 2 family protein produces MSLTDAQLNELYDKQALHDNLMLYARGADRHDRELMKSTYWHDSFDDHGSYVGNGHGWADAAMTWHDKIHSCSHHISNVLSEIDGNRAKRESMFICVVPFKEPEVTMFQAGRYRDLCEKRDGVWKILHRTCIWDWIDVRPINSDWDVVNVPRVSHWGAWHPEDPIYLDWVDSPATEFSR; encoded by the coding sequence ATGTCTCTCACAGATGCTCAACTAAATGAGTTGTATGACAAGCAAGCCCTCCACGACAATCTGATGTTGTACGCGAGGGGCGCGGACCGGCACGACCGCGAGCTGATGAAATCCACCTACTGGCATGATTCATTCGATGATCACGGCAGCTACGTCGGAAACGGCCATGGGTGGGCCGATGCAGCCATGACCTGGCACGACAAGATCCACAGTTGCAGCCACCATATCTCCAATGTCTTGTCCGAGATCGACGGTAATCGGGCGAAGCGCGAAAGCATGTTCATCTGCGTTGTTCCCTTCAAAGAGCCCGAAGTAACAATGTTCCAGGCAGGCCGCTACCGCGATCTGTGCGAGAAGCGCGATGGCGTGTGGAAGATCCTTCATCGGACCTGCATCTGGGACTGGATCGACGTCCGGCCCATCAACTCGGATTGGGACGTCGTAAATGTCCCTCGTGTCTCACACTGGGGAGCTTGGCACCCGGAGGACCCGATCTACCTGGACTGGGTGGACAGCCCGGCCACAGAGTTCTCGCGGTAG
- a CDS encoding SDR family NAD(P)-dependent oxidoreductase, with the protein MDNILEGKTAVITGAGSGMGLATARLFHQHGANIVLADFSGAQEKTAVELGDRTVPIQADISNSVDAKAMVSLAVSEFGGLDILCNIAGANAPMVQHHEALESDFDKMINVNLRGAFLTMKFAIPAMLERGGGSIVNVASAAALMGTPLYGSYSASKTGLLGLTRTIALEYAAQNIRANSICPGPIRTPMMEEALAENPAAADYLINMVPARRVGTAEEVANAVLFLASEQSSYITGIALPIDGGQTAA; encoded by the coding sequence ATGGACAACATACTTGAAGGCAAGACAGCAGTAATCACCGGTGCGGGTTCAGGCATGGGTTTGGCAACCGCCCGCCTGTTTCATCAGCATGGCGCAAACATTGTCCTGGCCGACTTCTCCGGGGCCCAGGAGAAGACGGCAGTCGAGCTGGGAGACCGCACGGTGCCGATCCAGGCTGACATCTCAAACTCGGTAGACGCCAAGGCCATGGTCAGCTTGGCCGTCAGCGAATTCGGTGGACTCGACATCCTGTGCAATATCGCAGGAGCCAATGCCCCAATGGTGCAGCACCATGAGGCGCTGGAATCGGACTTCGACAAGATGATCAACGTGAATCTCCGGGGTGCTTTCCTCACGATGAAGTTTGCCATTCCGGCAATGTTGGAGCGCGGCGGGGGATCGATAGTCAATGTGGCTTCAGCCGCAGCCTTGATGGGAACGCCCTTGTATGGCAGCTACAGCGCCTCCAAGACCGGCCTCCTGGGATTGACCCGCACCATCGCGCTTGAATACGCGGCACAGAATATCCGCGCGAATTCCATCTGCCCGGGCCCCATTAGGACTCCAATGATGGAAGAAGCCCTCGCGGAAAACCCTGCGGCCGCCGACTACCTCATCAATATGGTTCCGGCACGTCGCGTCGGAACCGCAGAAGAAGTAGCCAATGCCGTCCTGTTCCTCGCCAGTGAGCAGTCTTCGTACATTACCGGGATCGCCCTGCCTATTGACGGCGGCCAGACCGCAGCATAG
- a CDS encoding MaoC family dehydratase N-terminal domain-containing protein yields the protein MTSAATAVPAKQITDEDVAYMKSFVGESAVIVQWNEEASTDSIRHYAWGIGDENPLWLSDSYAQTTRYGTRVAPPTFLYSVCDAEVAMGMSEGLQAIHLGADLDLRRPIRLGERVRARAFVEDVRERVGRRSGRLVEQVGRTDYFVGEELVGIVRNTIVCVARSSEAQRMHEPRDPHVYTDEEKDQIRAAILAEEIRGQRTRFAETVSVGDVVPQVVKGPLDLITMTAYYAGAIGTAGYRGVETRVRQQERVRNGDPSAPTNLGPEHFLSEPFPSLGHQDAAMAHAIGMPGAYDNGNQRVSWMSHCVTNWMGDDADLVSLSVRIKQPGVFGDTQWIGGEVTRVFRDENHGACAELTLKAINQLGVETTSAVAIVALAETRTS from the coding sequence ATGACCAGCGCAGCTACTGCCGTACCGGCAAAGCAGATCACCGATGAAGACGTCGCTTACATGAAGAGCTTTGTCGGCGAGTCAGCCGTTATCGTGCAATGGAACGAGGAGGCCAGCACCGACTCGATCCGCCACTACGCGTGGGGGATCGGCGACGAGAACCCGCTGTGGCTATCCGACTCGTACGCGCAGACAACGCGGTACGGTACCCGGGTTGCACCCCCCACCTTCCTCTACTCCGTGTGTGACGCCGAAGTCGCAATGGGCATGTCAGAGGGCCTCCAGGCCATTCATCTTGGTGCCGACCTCGACTTACGCCGGCCGATCCGGCTGGGGGAGCGGGTGCGGGCCCGCGCCTTCGTCGAGGACGTACGCGAACGGGTTGGCCGCCGGTCGGGCCGCCTCGTGGAGCAGGTGGGGCGCACCGATTACTTCGTCGGCGAAGAGCTGGTCGGGATCGTCCGTAACACGATCGTCTGCGTGGCTCGAAGTTCCGAGGCCCAGCGGATGCACGAACCGCGAGACCCCCACGTCTACACGGACGAGGAGAAGGACCAGATCCGAGCCGCGATCCTTGCTGAGGAGATCCGCGGCCAGCGCACGCGTTTTGCTGAGACGGTATCCGTCGGCGATGTCGTGCCGCAGGTGGTCAAGGGTCCGCTCGACCTCATCACCATGACTGCGTACTACGCGGGCGCAATCGGTACCGCCGGCTACCGCGGCGTCGAGACCCGAGTGCGCCAGCAGGAGCGAGTGAGGAACGGCGACCCAAGCGCGCCGACGAACCTCGGTCCCGAGCACTTCCTCTCCGAGCCCTTCCCGAGCTTGGGACACCAGGACGCTGCCATGGCGCATGCGATCGGTATGCCGGGCGCGTACGACAACGGCAACCAGCGCGTGTCGTGGATGTCGCACTGCGTGACCAACTGGATGGGCGACGACGCGGATCTTGTGTCGCTTTCGGTCCGCATTAAGCAGCCGGGTGTCTTTGGTGATACCCAGTGGATCGGAGGCGAGGTCACGCGCGTGTTCCGCGATGAGAACCATGGAGCATGCGCTGAACTCACACTGAAGGCCATTAACCAGTTAGGTGTGGAGACCACGAGCGCCGTAGCGATCGTCGCCTTGGCCGAGACCCGCACGAGTTGA
- a CDS encoding NADPH-dependent F420 reductase, whose protein sequence is MTTLGIIGTGNIGAAIARLAVNAGIRVVLSNSRGPETLAGFVSELGPLASAGTVEQAAAAGDVVVLSVPLTAHTAVPASLLEGKAVLDTTNYYPFRDGRVAELDEERLTTSELVLRHFQGAGLTKAFNNILAHHIPQLVRPAGASDRTALPVAGNDVSAKTKVMGVIEQLGFDAVDAGALAESWRFEPEAAAYTRLYLADPATPDESMLEAPAAPVSAERLGEALKRAEPVRVAARTF, encoded by the coding sequence ATGACCACCCTTGGAATTATTGGCACCGGAAACATCGGTGCTGCCATAGCGCGTCTGGCCGTAAATGCCGGGATCCGTGTAGTGCTGTCCAACTCCCGCGGCCCGGAGACCCTAGCCGGCTTCGTCTCAGAGCTGGGACCCCTGGCTTCCGCCGGCACCGTCGAACAGGCCGCAGCGGCCGGAGACGTTGTGGTGCTCTCCGTGCCGCTCACGGCACACACCGCCGTTCCTGCATCGCTCCTGGAAGGGAAAGCTGTACTGGACACCACCAACTACTACCCGTTCCGGGATGGAAGGGTGGCTGAGCTCGACGAGGAACGGCTCACTACGAGCGAGCTTGTCCTGCGGCACTTTCAAGGAGCCGGCCTGACAAAGGCATTCAATAACATCCTGGCGCACCACATTCCGCAGCTGGTTCGTCCCGCCGGCGCCTCCGATCGCACCGCCCTTCCGGTGGCGGGCAATGACGTTTCTGCCAAAACCAAGGTAATGGGCGTTATCGAGCAACTGGGTTTCGATGCCGTGGACGCTGGCGCGTTGGCCGAGAGCTGGCGTTTCGAACCGGAAGCCGCTGCCTACACCAGGCTTTACCTGGCTGACCCCGCAACCCCGGACGAAAGCATGCTCGAAGCTCCCGCGGCACCTGTGTCAGCTGAGCGTCTGGGCGAGGCCCTGAAGCGGGCCGAACCAGTGCGGGTCGCCGCACGCACGTTCTAA
- a CDS encoding flavin reductase family protein produces MSQKFMTRPKVSAFGNDPLVVRSTFAQFPSGVAVLAIEAGDEKHALVASSFMVGVSLEPCLVAVAVQKSSETWEQIKDAASLGVSIFGKGQGHLTRKLAGKDRATRFEQVAVDIGEDGAVFIEDAALWLECSIHEVSEAGDHWMALLEVKKLGVGENEPLIWHGAKFRELVNSRSIDVV; encoded by the coding sequence ATGAGTCAAAAATTTATGACCCGGCCGAAGGTCAGTGCATTCGGCAACGACCCCTTGGTGGTGCGAAGCACGTTCGCGCAGTTTCCCTCCGGCGTTGCAGTGCTGGCGATTGAAGCCGGCGATGAGAAGCATGCACTCGTTGCGTCATCGTTCATGGTTGGAGTGTCGCTGGAACCGTGCCTGGTTGCGGTAGCTGTGCAGAAGTCGTCGGAGACGTGGGAACAGATCAAGGACGCTGCCTCGCTCGGGGTTTCGATCTTTGGCAAGGGGCAAGGGCATCTGACCCGCAAGCTCGCAGGCAAGGACCGTGCCACACGCTTTGAGCAGGTGGCAGTTGACATCGGCGAGGACGGAGCCGTGTTCATAGAAGACGCGGCGTTGTGGCTGGAGTGCTCCATCCATGAGGTTTCAGAAGCCGGCGACCACTGGATGGCGCTGCTTGAGGTGAAGAAGCTCGGAGTTGGGGAAAACGAGCCGCTCATCTGGCACGGTGCAAAGTTCCGCGAGCTTGTTAACTCCCGGTCGATCGACGTCGTGTAG
- a CDS encoding 2-oxo acid dehydrogenase subunit E2 — translation MATIITMPAVVADATEAALQDWLVKIGDTIAAGQPIAEIETEKATVELQAEFPGTIGRLLIQPGTSVGVGEPIAVLVEAGEDEASIDKQIASAGGASHSIAEHLVPEDTEAPTTRDPRRGAPDSSPEASSKNQGPGSRIFGSPLARKLAKEMGIDLSALEGSGPNGRILRGDVEAAGRHQAVGPQPVPRVQEPAPAPPMASSQTGAQNFQDVPLSGMRKAIARRLTESKTSVPHFYVSIDVEMDALLALRKQINQDMPAQGQKTTVNDLVLKALGGALVDVPAANASWQGEAIRRYSTVDVSVAIATTDGLLTPVVRGLENLSLSSLGRLMGDYKERAAAGRIRQQELDGGSFSLTNLGMYGTREFSAILNPPQAGILAVGAAEQRAVVRSGQLAVATVMSCTLSADHRVIDGAVAAQLLAAFKARIENPLSILL, via the coding sequence ATGGCAACCATCATCACCATGCCGGCCGTCGTCGCAGACGCCACCGAAGCAGCCCTCCAGGACTGGCTCGTGAAAATAGGCGACACGATCGCCGCCGGACAGCCCATCGCCGAAATTGAGACTGAAAAGGCCACTGTTGAGCTTCAGGCTGAGTTTCCGGGCACCATAGGAAGGCTGTTAATACAGCCGGGAACTTCGGTAGGTGTCGGTGAGCCCATTGCCGTGCTCGTGGAAGCCGGGGAAGATGAGGCGTCCATCGACAAGCAGATCGCCTCCGCTGGCGGCGCCTCGCACAGCATTGCAGAGCATCTAGTTCCGGAGGACACTGAAGCCCCAACAACCCGGGATCCGCGGCGTGGGGCTCCGGACTCCAGCCCTGAAGCGTCCAGCAAGAATCAAGGACCGGGCTCGCGCATCTTCGGGTCACCCCTGGCCCGAAAGCTCGCAAAAGAAATGGGGATAGACCTCTCAGCATTGGAGGGTTCCGGACCCAACGGCAGGATTCTGCGCGGCGACGTTGAAGCTGCCGGAAGGCATCAAGCAGTGGGGCCACAGCCCGTCCCCAGGGTGCAAGAACCCGCTCCCGCTCCCCCGATGGCTTCATCGCAGACGGGAGCGCAAAACTTCCAGGACGTACCACTCTCCGGCATGCGCAAGGCCATTGCCAGGCGGCTGACCGAGTCGAAGACCAGCGTTCCCCATTTCTATGTCTCCATTGACGTCGAAATGGACGCGCTCCTGGCCTTACGCAAACAGATCAATCAGGACATGCCCGCCCAGGGACAGAAAACGACCGTCAACGACCTCGTTCTGAAAGCCCTGGGAGGCGCCCTCGTGGACGTGCCCGCTGCAAATGCTTCCTGGCAAGGTGAAGCCATCCGCCGTTATTCCACAGTCGATGTCTCCGTGGCCATCGCGACCACGGACGGCCTGCTGACACCGGTGGTCCGCGGCCTGGAAAACCTCTCCCTCAGCTCTCTGGGCAGGCTGATGGGTGACTACAAAGAACGTGCCGCCGCCGGCCGGATCCGGCAGCAAGAACTCGACGGTGGGTCCTTCAGCCTCACGAACCTGGGCATGTATGGAACACGGGAGTTCTCGGCCATCCTGAACCCGCCCCAGGCAGGGATCCTGGCCGTCGGTGCGGCGGAACAGCGCGCCGTGGTGCGCTCCGGCCAGTTGGCAGTTGCCACGGTCATGAGCTGCACCCTCTCCGCAGACCACCGTGTTATCGACGGCGCGGTGGCAGCCCAGTTGCTGGCTGCATTCAAGGCGCGCATAGAGAACCCGCTCAGCATTCTCCTGTAG
- a CDS encoding NAD-dependent succinate-semialdehyde dehydrogenase translates to MTVSALSPAVSSEREATLLASVPTGLLIGGQWRDASDGSTFDVHDPATGAVLATLASATSEDAVAALDAADAAQSSWARTAPRTRAEILRRAFDLVTERAEDFALLMTLEMGKPLAEARGEVSYGAEFLRWFSEETVRDYGRYLTTPEGKNKILVQHKPVGPCLLITPWNFPLAMATRKVAPAVAAGCTMVLKPAKLTPLTAQYFAKTMLDAGLPAGVLNVVASSSASGISGPLLQDSRLRKISFTGSTPVGKRLIADAAQNVLRTSMELGGNAPFIVFEDADLDAAVAGAMAAKMRNMGEACTAANRFLLHESVAKEFTAKFAAAMGALTTGRGTDPATQVGPLIDAGAREDVHALVSAAVDAGAVAVTGGAPVDGPGYFYQPTVLANVPNDAAILGQEIFGPVAPVTTFTSEEDAIRLANASEYGLASYLYSRDFNRLLRVAEQIEFGMVGFNAGVISNAAAPFGGVKQSGLGREGGSEGINDYTTTQYIGIADPYAH, encoded by the coding sequence ATGACAGTTTCTGCGCTTTCCCCTGCCGTATCATCTGAACGCGAAGCTACGCTGCTCGCGTCCGTGCCTACCGGTTTGTTGATCGGTGGGCAGTGGCGGGACGCGTCCGACGGCAGCACGTTCGATGTGCACGATCCCGCCACTGGGGCGGTGCTGGCCACCCTCGCTTCCGCGACCAGCGAGGACGCTGTTGCCGCGTTGGACGCGGCCGACGCCGCCCAGTCCTCCTGGGCGCGCACCGCACCCCGAACCCGGGCCGAGATCCTCCGCCGCGCCTTTGACCTCGTCACCGAACGGGCCGAGGACTTCGCCCTGCTGATGACCCTGGAAATGGGCAAACCCCTGGCCGAAGCACGCGGCGAGGTCAGCTATGGTGCTGAGTTCCTGCGTTGGTTCTCCGAAGAAACCGTCCGCGACTACGGCCGGTACCTCACCACGCCCGAAGGCAAGAACAAGATCCTGGTCCAGCACAAACCCGTCGGACCCTGCCTGCTGATCACCCCGTGGAACTTCCCGCTGGCGATGGCCACCCGCAAGGTCGCCCCCGCCGTCGCGGCCGGCTGCACCATGGTCCTCAAACCCGCCAAGCTCACACCGTTGACGGCCCAGTACTTCGCCAAGACCATGCTCGACGCCGGCCTGCCCGCCGGAGTCCTGAACGTCGTCGCCTCCTCCAGTGCGTCCGGGATCTCCGGGCCGCTCCTGCAGGATTCACGACTGCGGAAGATCTCCTTCACCGGATCAACCCCAGTGGGGAAGCGGCTCATCGCAGACGCCGCACAGAACGTCCTGCGGACCTCGATGGAGCTCGGCGGGAACGCCCCGTTCATCGTGTTCGAAGACGCAGACCTGGACGCCGCCGTCGCAGGGGCCATGGCCGCGAAGATGCGGAACATGGGCGAAGCCTGCACCGCCGCCAACCGCTTCCTCCTCCACGAATCCGTCGCAAAGGAGTTCACGGCCAAGTTCGCCGCCGCCATGGGCGCGCTGACCACCGGGCGAGGCACCGACCCCGCCACCCAGGTTGGTCCGCTGATCGACGCCGGGGCCCGGGAGGATGTGCACGCCTTGGTGAGTGCCGCCGTCGACGCCGGAGCTGTTGCAGTTACGGGCGGTGCGCCCGTGGACGGACCCGGCTACTTCTACCAGCCCACCGTCCTGGCAAACGTTCCCAACGACGCAGCGATCCTGGGCCAGGAAATCTTCGGCCCTGTCGCCCCCGTCACCACCTTTACTAGCGAAGAGGACGCCATCCGCCTGGCCAACGCCTCCGAGTACGGGCTCGCGTCCTACCTCTACAGTCGCGACTTCAACCGCCTCCTACGGGTTGCGGAGCAGATCGAGTTCGGCATGGTCGGCTTCAACGCCGGCGTCATCTCCAACGCCGCAGCACCCTTTGGCGGAGTCAAACAATCCGGCCTCGGACGCGAAGGCGGCTCCGAAGGCATCAACGACTACACCACCACCCAATACATCGGCATCGCCGACCCCTACGCCCACTAA
- a CDS encoding NAD(P)/FAD-dependent oxidoreductase — MGFSNVRNQADGTEEYSVVVIGAGMGGIYALHRFADLGHDVHGFEGADGVGGVWYHNAYPGARVDLESHSYSFMFDPELYAGWDWSERYAAQPEILRYLNYVADRLDVRRNLSLSTWVTSAEWQPHENKYLIKTNTGRTVWARYLVMATGQLSKPRKPDFPGLDDFQGEWHQTGHWPQTPVEFAGKRVAVIGTGSSGVQAATEIAKTAGQLYVLQRTPNYSIPAHNGPADRRKKARLNKKVLQLRDESYNSPVGYVMQGFAGKASDFSEEQQQQILESRWAFGGQTLLGTFSDQGTNIDVNNVVAEFVRGKIRDMIDDPETAEKLMPTSYPIGIRRLCIDTGYYSIFNQSNVSLVDLRSDPVERITKTGIKTRNNEYEVDLIVFALGFEAFTGALDQANVRNEHGQQPSDRWKHKPQTHLGVMTHGFPNLFMLTGPQSPSVLANFFVGNNQHVDFVADIMAHAEKKGAVRIEASLEAEREWGEHCNEIAEPLLRRAVDNYMVHVNKYDGSRYFIPYAGGFDKYVKKVQEVVSDDYRGFMFSKAFASGNAGQTGNESRSRDAVLTAK; from the coding sequence GTGGGCTTTTCAAACGTACGAAATCAGGCAGACGGGACTGAGGAATATTCCGTCGTCGTGATCGGCGCGGGCATGGGGGGCATCTACGCCCTCCACCGTTTTGCAGATCTGGGACATGACGTCCACGGCTTTGAGGGAGCAGACGGCGTCGGGGGCGTCTGGTATCACAATGCCTACCCGGGTGCCCGCGTGGACTTGGAGAGCCACAGCTACTCCTTCATGTTTGATCCCGAACTTTACGCGGGATGGGACTGGAGCGAACGATACGCAGCGCAACCCGAAATCCTGCGCTACCTGAACTATGTTGCGGACCGCCTCGATGTGCGCCGAAACCTTTCGCTAAGCACCTGGGTGACGTCGGCTGAGTGGCAGCCGCATGAGAACAAATACTTGATCAAGACCAATACGGGCCGGACAGTTTGGGCCCGCTACCTGGTCATGGCCACCGGACAGCTGTCAAAGCCGCGCAAGCCGGACTTCCCCGGCCTGGATGATTTCCAAGGTGAATGGCATCAAACCGGCCACTGGCCACAAACCCCCGTCGAGTTTGCCGGCAAGCGCGTGGCAGTCATAGGAACGGGCTCTTCAGGCGTGCAGGCTGCGACTGAGATCGCCAAGACCGCCGGGCAACTCTATGTCCTGCAGAGGACCCCGAACTACTCGATCCCTGCACACAACGGGCCAGCGGACAGGAGGAAGAAGGCCCGGCTCAACAAGAAAGTCCTGCAACTGCGTGATGAGTCATACAATTCTCCAGTTGGGTACGTCATGCAGGGCTTTGCGGGCAAGGCTTCAGACTTTTCCGAGGAACAGCAACAGCAGATTCTCGAGTCGAGATGGGCGTTCGGGGGCCAGACTTTGCTCGGAACTTTCTCGGACCAGGGGACGAACATCGACGTTAATAACGTTGTAGCTGAATTCGTCCGCGGCAAGATCCGCGACATGATCGATGATCCGGAGACCGCGGAGAAGCTGATGCCAACCTCCTACCCAATCGGCATACGGCGCCTCTGCATCGACACCGGGTACTACTCGATCTTCAATCAAAGCAACGTCAGTCTGGTTGACTTGAGAAGTGATCCGGTGGAGCGCATCACCAAGACCGGGATCAAGACCCGGAACAATGAGTACGAGGTTGATCTCATCGTTTTTGCCCTCGGCTTCGAGGCCTTTACGGGAGCCCTGGACCAGGCCAACGTCCGCAATGAGCACGGCCAACAGCCCAGCGACCGGTGGAAGCATAAGCCGCAGACCCATTTGGGGGTCATGACGCATGGATTCCCCAACCTGTTCATGCTTACCGGCCCGCAGAGCCCCAGTGTGCTTGCAAACTTCTTCGTGGGGAACAACCAACACGTTGATTTTGTAGCGGACATCATGGCGCACGCCGAAAAGAAGGGCGCCGTCCGCATTGAGGCCAGCCTTGAGGCAGAGCGGGAGTGGGGCGAGCACTGCAATGAGATTGCGGAGCCGCTGTTGCGCCGGGCCGTGGACAACTACATGGTCCACGTCAACAAATACGACGGCTCGCGCTATTTCATTCCGTATGCCGGGGGCTTCGACAAATACGTCAAAAAGGTCCAGGAAGTTGTCTCCGATGACTACCGCGGCTTCATGTTTTCGAAGGCGTTCGCGTCCGGCAATGCAGGACAAACCGGGAATGAAAGCCGGAGCCGTGACGCGGTTCTGACAGCAAAGTAG
- a CDS encoding NUDIX domain-containing protein has translation MSAIDAVSNVGFPSLAAHDIPADRTVIAAVVQWRDKIALFRRSGNLGHDCGLWHCITGFMEAGATPEQQTLEELFEETGLQDNDLLALLPGPDVVVADGLGNPWLIHTFTAVTSRRRLKINWENDAYRWTAPHKAKRFANRVAWLDNVLDATGHLPNPPLSKEE, from the coding sequence ATGAGCGCCATTGATGCGGTGTCCAATGTCGGGTTTCCGTCACTCGCTGCGCATGACATCCCGGCGGACCGTACCGTGATTGCGGCCGTGGTCCAGTGGCGGGACAAAATTGCCCTGTTCAGAAGAAGCGGAAATCTTGGTCACGACTGCGGTCTTTGGCATTGCATCACCGGTTTTATGGAAGCCGGTGCCACGCCTGAACAACAGACCCTTGAAGAGTTATTTGAAGAAACCGGCCTCCAAGACAATGATCTCCTGGCCCTCCTGCCGGGACCGGACGTGGTGGTGGCCGACGGTTTGGGGAATCCGTGGCTCATCCACACTTTCACTGCTGTGACGTCCCGCCGGCGGCTGAAGATCAACTGGGAAAACGACGCCTACCGGTGGACCGCTCCGCACAAGGCCAAGCGGTTCGCCAACCGGGTGGCCTGGCTGGACAACGTGCTCGACGCAACCGGCCACCTCCCCAATCCACCACTCTCAAAAGAGGAATAG
- a CDS encoding thiamine pyrophosphate-dependent enzyme produces MTQVTAEHDELQEAVLQPSLKSAGHVIVDTLAAHGIKRAHVVPGESFLDVLDGLHGSPIETIVCRHEGGATYMAEADGKMNQLPGIAMVTRGPGAANAHVGLHTAWQDSTPMVLFVGLIPFAHRDREAFQEFDIKAWFDTGAKRVMVLDHAARASEIVAEALFAAMSGRPGPVVVGLPEDVIRQQIPAELHPAIPVATGGMTTLDAAALADALAASSKPLFVTGGNDWTQEGADQLTRWLEKHHIPAAAEWRTEGTIPFDSASYVGPIGYGRPRPTYDLLEETDLLIFVGTVPGDVITNGFLCRQDWAKKNFLVTIDPSLRGRSGPVSYQILAKPDVFIRDLAKIDLPVKDEWVNWTSKMRGEQEAFASLPPATPSAGPARMDTLMANLVPTLPADAMVTLGAGEHTNWAHRYFPTQRYASMISARNGSMGYSVPSAIAASLEYPGRRVVTIAGDGEFLMNGQELATAAQYGATPLVIVMDNQEYGTIRTHQERHYPERVSGTQLKNPEFALMAQAFGGFGIKVELDADIPAAIKAALKAIDEDRVFALIHLVVEQRVKAY; encoded by the coding sequence ATGACTCAAGTAACAGCCGAGCACGACGAATTGCAAGAGGCCGTGCTGCAGCCATCCCTCAAGTCCGCGGGCCATGTCATCGTTGATACGCTGGCCGCCCATGGCATCAAGCGGGCGCATGTGGTGCCGGGCGAGAGCTTCCTTGACGTTCTTGACGGGCTCCACGGCTCCCCCATCGAAACCATCGTTTGCCGCCATGAGGGTGGAGCCACATACATGGCCGAGGCTGATGGGAAGATGAACCAGCTGCCCGGGATCGCAATGGTTACCCGTGGACCCGGCGCTGCCAATGCCCATGTTGGACTGCATACAGCGTGGCAGGACTCAACGCCGATGGTTCTGTTCGTGGGGCTGATCCCCTTCGCCCACAGGGATCGCGAGGCCTTCCAGGAATTCGATATTAAGGCCTGGTTCGATACGGGCGCGAAGCGTGTGATGGTCTTGGACCACGCGGCACGCGCTTCCGAAATCGTTGCCGAAGCCTTGTTCGCGGCGATGAGCGGACGGCCTGGGCCTGTCGTCGTCGGCCTTCCCGAAGACGTTATCCGTCAGCAGATCCCCGCCGAACTCCATCCAGCCATCCCAGTCGCCACCGGCGGAATGACCACCTTGGACGCGGCCGCGCTGGCCGATGCCCTGGCCGCATCCAGCAAGCCACTGTTTGTGACGGGTGGGAACGACTGGACCCAGGAAGGCGCCGACCAGCTCACGCGCTGGCTGGAAAAGCACCACATCCCGGCCGCAGCTGAATGGCGCACCGAAGGCACCATCCCCTTCGATTCGGCGTCCTACGTAGGCCCCATCGGCTACGGCAGGCCCCGCCCCACCTATGATCTGCTGGAAGAAACCGACCTGCTGATCTTTGTGGGCACGGTTCCCGGGGATGTTATTACCAACGGATTCCTCTGCCGCCAGGACTGGGCAAAAAAGAACTTCCTTGTCACCATCGACCCCTCGCTCCGTGGCCGCTCGGGTCCGGTCTCCTACCAAATCCTGGCCAAACCGGACGTCTTTATCCGTGACCTGGCAAAGATAGATCTTCCCGTCAAGGATGAATGGGTGAACTGGACGTCGAAAATGCGCGGGGAGCAGGAAGCCTTCGCCAGCCTGCCCCCGGCGACGCCGTCGGCTGGCCCCGCACGGATGGATACACTGATGGCCAACCTCGTCCCCACGCTACCTGCTGACGCCATGGTGACCCTCGGTGCCGGGGAGCACACCAACTGGGCCCATCGCTACTTCCCCACCCAGCGGTATGCCTCGATGATCAGTGCCCGGAACGGTTCCATGGGCTACTCGGTCCCCTCCGCCATCGCCGCATCCCTGGAATACCCAGGCCGGCGTGTGGTGACCATTGCCGGTGACGGCGAATTCCTGATGAATGGCCAGGAACTCGCGACAGCCGCCCAATACGGCGCCACTCCCTTGGTCATCGTCATGGACAACCAGGAGTACGGCACCATCCGCACCCACCAGGAACGTCACTACCCGGAGCGGGTGTCAGGGACCCAGTTGAAGAACCCGGAATTCGCGCTCATGGCGCAGGCCTTCGGCGGCTTCGGGATCAAGGTGGAACTTGATGCTGACATTCCTGCAGCCATCAAGGCTGCTCTGAAAGCCATAGACGAGGACCGCGTGTTTGCGCTGATCCATCTGGTGGTTGAGCAGAGAGTCAAAGCCTACTAA